In Planctomycetota bacterium, the genomic window GTTCACGCCGATCATCAACCAGCCGAACGTCGCCATCCTCGGGATCGGCACGGTGCAGAAGCGGCCGGTCGTCGTCCAGGACGCGATCGCCATCCGTCCCATGGTGAACCTCTGCCTGTCGTTCGATCACCGGCTGGTGGACGGCATCGACGCGGAGCGCTACATGGCCCGGCTCAAGGAGATCCTTCAGGCATGGACGCTGCCCCTCAAGTGACCGGGCGCAAGCCGCCCTGGCTGAAGGTGCGGCTTCCGACCGGGGAAGGGTACCGCACGACGCTCCGGGTGGCCCGGGAGAAGCGGCTTCACACGGTGTGCGAGGATTCGCTCTGTCCGAACATCGCCGAGTGCTGGGGCCGCAAGACCGCGACGTTCATGATCCTGGGCGACATCTGCACGCGCTCCTGCGGCTTCTGCGCGGTGAAATCGGGGCGGCCCACGGAACTCGACCTCGAGGAGCCGCGGCGCACGGCCGAGGCGATCCGGGAGCTGGGGATCCGTCACGCCGTGATTACGAGCGTCAACCGCGACGAGCTGGAGGACGGCGGGGCGTCGATCTTTGCGGAAACGATCCGCCAGATCCGCCTCCTTTCCCCGGGGACGCGCGTGGAGGTTCTGACGCCGGATTTTCTGGGAAAGCTCCACGCGCTCGAAAAGGTCTGGGAGGCCCGTCCGGACGTCCATGCGCACAACATCGAGTGCGTGCCGCGCCTCCAGCGGCAGGTCCGCAGCGCCGCCACCTACGAGCGCTCCCGGAAGGTCCTGGAAGAGACCCGGAAGCGGGGGATTCCGACCAAGACGGGGCTCCAGGTGGGACACGGGG contains:
- a CDS encoding 2-oxo acid dehydrogenase subunit E2, producing VAIPEGLIVPVVRHCEEKSFLGLVRAINDVAERARTKKLTLDDVQGATFTITNPGNFGAIMFTPIINQPNVAILGIGTVQKRPVVVQDAIAIRPMVNLCLSFDHRLVDGIDAERYMARLKEILQAWTLPLK
- the lipA gene encoding lipoyl synthase, with amino-acid sequence MDAAPQVTGRKPPWLKVRLPTGEGYRTTLRVAREKRLHTVCEDSLCPNIAECWGRKTATFMILGDICTRSCGFCAVKSGRPTELDLEEPRRTAEAIRELGIRHAVITSVNRDELEDGGASIFAETIRQIRLLSPGTRVEVLTPDFLGKLHALEKVWEARPDVHAHNIECVPRLQRQVRSAATYERSRKVLEETRKRGIPTKTGLQVGHGETWDEILAVLDDLATIRLDILTIGQYLRPTAEHLPVRRYYTPEEFARLAEEARARGIRYVQSGPLVRSSYRAEEPFEGAGP